One Cellulosimicrobium protaetiae genomic region harbors:
- a CDS encoding 5-(carboxyamino)imidazole ribonucleotide synthase, with protein MAAPVIAVVGGGQLARMMAPAAGELGVHLRVLVEAPDSSAAQVVVDAPVGVASDEAAIRSLIAPDTGEPAAVLTFEHEHVPNALLMDLLEHGTPVRPGPDALVHAQDKIVMRRRLTELGVPCPRWAALPTAPDAARTALADFLAEVGGEAVVKTARGGYDGKGVRVVSVADGGPEQVAEWIEAAAAGGPALLVEEKVPFTRELAVLVARRPSGGTDGRGEVRTWPVVESIQRDGVCAEVIAPAPGLTDPEAERARDAAVRIAEGLGVTGVLAVEMFEVAGEDGPRVLVNELAMRPHNSGHWTIDGAVTSQFEQHLRAVLDLPLGDTAATAHWTVMANVLGSTLGALTDALPDVLAAHPDAKVNLYGKGVRPGRKLGHVNVSGDDLDEVRRRALAAAAILRGERPESTVEDSENEERA; from the coding sequence GCCCAGGTCGTGGTCGACGCGCCCGTGGGGGTCGCGTCGGACGAGGCCGCGATCCGCTCGCTCATCGCCCCCGATACCGGCGAGCCCGCGGCCGTGCTGACGTTCGAGCACGAGCACGTCCCGAACGCGCTGCTCATGGACCTCCTCGAGCACGGGACGCCCGTGCGCCCCGGCCCCGACGCGCTCGTGCACGCCCAGGACAAGATCGTCATGCGGCGCCGGCTCACCGAGCTGGGCGTGCCCTGCCCGCGCTGGGCCGCGCTCCCGACCGCGCCCGACGCCGCCCGCACCGCCCTCGCGGACTTCCTCGCCGAGGTCGGGGGAGAGGCGGTCGTGAAGACGGCGCGCGGCGGGTACGACGGCAAGGGCGTCCGGGTCGTCTCGGTCGCCGACGGCGGGCCCGAGCAGGTCGCCGAGTGGATCGAGGCGGCCGCCGCGGGCGGCCCCGCGCTGCTCGTCGAGGAGAAGGTGCCCTTCACGCGCGAGCTGGCCGTCCTCGTGGCGCGCCGCCCGTCCGGGGGGACCGACGGTCGCGGCGAGGTGCGGACCTGGCCCGTGGTCGAGTCGATCCAGCGCGACGGCGTGTGCGCGGAGGTGATCGCGCCCGCGCCCGGGCTCACGGACCCCGAGGCGGAGCGCGCCCGCGACGCCGCGGTGCGGATCGCGGAGGGCCTCGGCGTCACCGGGGTGCTCGCGGTCGAGATGTTCGAGGTCGCGGGCGAGGACGGGCCGCGCGTGCTGGTCAACGAGCTCGCGATGCGCCCCCACAACTCCGGCCACTGGACCATCGACGGCGCCGTGACGAGCCAGTTCGAGCAGCACCTGCGGGCCGTCCTGGACCTGCCGCTCGGCGACACGGCGGCCACGGCGCACTGGACCGTCATGGCGAACGTGCTCGGCTCGACGCTCGGCGCGCTGACCGACGCGCTGCCCGACGTCCTCGCCGCCCACCCCGACGCGAAGGTCAACCTGTACGGCAAGGGCGTACGCCCCGGGCGCAAGCTCGGGCACGTCAACGTGAGCGGCGACGATCTGGACGAGGTCCGGCGTCGGGCGCTCGCCGCGGCCGCGATCCTGCGGGGCGAGCGCCCCGAGAGCACCGTCGAGGACTCCGAGAACGAGGAGCGAGCATGA
- the purE gene encoding 5-(carboxyamino)imidazole ribonucleotide mutase → MSENPVVGIVMGSDSDWPVMEAAADALAEFGVPVEVDVVSAHRMPVEMIDYGRTAAERGLRVIVAGAGGAAHLPGMLAAVTPLPVIGVPVPLRHLDGMDSLLSIVQMPAGVPVATVSVGGARNAGLLAARILATGTDDASARLREQMVAFQADLGDQARAKGARLRASRSGEQRTGFGA, encoded by the coding sequence ATGAGCGAGAACCCTGTCGTCGGCATCGTCATGGGGTCGGACTCCGACTGGCCCGTCATGGAGGCCGCGGCCGACGCGCTCGCCGAGTTCGGCGTTCCCGTCGAGGTCGACGTCGTCTCCGCGCACCGCATGCCCGTCGAGATGATCGACTACGGCCGCACCGCCGCCGAGCGTGGCCTGCGCGTGATCGTCGCGGGCGCCGGGGGAGCGGCGCACCTGCCGGGCATGCTGGCCGCCGTGACGCCGCTCCCGGTGATCGGTGTCCCCGTGCCGCTGCGCCACCTCGACGGCATGGACTCGCTCCTGTCGATCGTCCAGATGCCCGCGGGCGTCCCCGTCGCGACGGTCTCCGTCGGCGGGGCGCGCAACGCGGGACTGCTCGCCGCGCGCATCCTCGCGACCGGCACCGACGACGCCTCGGCGCGACTGCGCGAGCAGATGGTCGCGTTCCAGGCCGACCTCGGCGACCAGGCGCGCGCGAAGGGCGCGCGCCTGCGCGCCTCCCGCTCGGGGGAGCAGCGCACGGGCTTCGGCGCCTAG
- a CDS encoding LCP family protein has translation MIGLTACVLLVALLAWPVGLLIWANGKIQHVDALSGAPGTPGNTYLLAGSDARGEGISEDGTEGARTDTIMVLHAPSSGPVSLISLPRDTYAEIPGNGASKLNSAYSWGGPPLLVQTVEQLTGLTVDHYVEVGFGGVEGIVDAVGGVELCLDYDVNDERSELVWTAGCHVADGHTALAFSRMRYSDPKGDIGRAERQRQVIGAISAKAANPSIVFRPGDQVALLDSGIGALTVDQSTGIIDLGKLALAFRKANGPDGVTGTPPISNPDYRPGGNVGSTVQLDPETVGQFWVDVRDGNLPPGPVGGLPQ, from the coding sequence GTGATCGGTCTCACCGCGTGCGTCCTGCTCGTCGCGCTCCTCGCGTGGCCCGTGGGCCTGCTGATCTGGGCGAACGGCAAGATCCAGCACGTCGACGCCCTCTCGGGCGCGCCCGGCACCCCGGGGAACACCTACCTCCTCGCCGGCTCCGACGCGCGGGGCGAGGGCATCAGCGAGGACGGCACCGAAGGAGCGCGCACGGACACGATCATGGTCCTGCACGCGCCGTCGAGCGGACCCGTCTCGCTCATCAGCCTCCCGCGCGACACCTACGCGGAGATCCCCGGCAACGGCGCGAGCAAGCTCAACTCGGCGTACTCGTGGGGCGGTCCACCCCTGTTGGTGCAGACCGTCGAGCAGCTCACCGGCCTCACGGTCGACCACTACGTCGAGGTCGGGTTCGGCGGCGTCGAGGGCATCGTCGACGCCGTGGGTGGCGTCGAGCTGTGCCTCGACTACGACGTGAACGACGAGCGCAGCGAGCTCGTGTGGACGGCGGGGTGCCACGTCGCGGACGGGCACACCGCGCTCGCGTTCTCGCGGATGCGCTACTCCGACCCGAAGGGCGACATCGGACGCGCCGAGCGTCAGCGCCAGGTCATCGGTGCGATCAGCGCGAAGGCGGCGAACCCGAGCATCGTCTTCCGACCCGGCGACCAGGTCGCGCTCCTCGACTCCGGCATCGGGGCGCTCACGGTCGACCAGAGCACCGGGATCATCGACCTCGGCAAGCTCGCCCTCGCGTTCCGCAAGGCCAACGGCCCCGACGGCGTCACGGGCACGCCACCGATCTCGAACCCGGACTACCGCCCGGGCGGGAACGTCGGGTCGACGGTGCAGCTCGACCCCGAGACCGTCGGGCAGTTCTGGGTCGACGTCCGCGACGGCAACCTTCCTCCGGGCCCGGTCGGCGGGCTCCCGCAGTAG
- a CDS encoding LCP family protein translates to MNSRSRAQSRAAAAAGPSRGPAHARAIRTHGVARSIGLVATAALAFGAVGGASALSSIGGNISSSNGLELVTDRPEQSVPDPSDPNAGKPLNVLVMGSDERGGENGHEVAGVEGMRSDTTILLHVSADRTRIEMISIPRDSRVDVPACNTTNGKTTAPANTRFNAAFANGATVGGDVDSAAACTTQTVESLTDVFVDGFVVVDFAGFQNMVTAIGGVPICIPEAIDSPKADLQLAAGWQTLDGAQALGFARARYGVGDGSDLSRIGRQQQLLAATMNQVLSKNLLSDLGQIYGFVDAGTRSLTMSDNLSSIPSLAGLAFSLKGATSGNITFMTVPNAPDPKDPDAKVVWTSEADELWAKVRADEPVVAPAEEEPAPETAAEGGAGSTDGADAPSSSDGGATEGTGATEPTPVQTKEAGKEAFSAADETAQCG, encoded by the coding sequence GTGAACTCCCGTTCCCGTGCACAGAGCCGCGCAGCGGCGGCCGCCGGGCCGTCGCGCGGGCCGGCGCACGCCCGGGCGATCCGGACGCACGGCGTCGCGCGCTCGATCGGGCTCGTCGCCACCGCTGCGCTCGCGTTCGGCGCCGTCGGTGGTGCCTCGGCGCTCTCGAGCATCGGCGGCAACATCTCGTCGTCGAACGGCCTCGAGCTCGTCACCGACCGACCTGAGCAGTCGGTCCCGGACCCGAGCGACCCCAACGCGGGGAAGCCGCTGAACGTCCTGGTGATGGGCTCCGACGAGCGCGGCGGCGAGAACGGCCACGAGGTCGCGGGCGTCGAGGGCATGCGCTCGGACACGACGATCCTCCTGCACGTGTCCGCCGACCGGACGCGCATCGAGATGATCTCGATCCCGCGCGACTCCCGCGTCGACGTGCCCGCGTGCAACACCACGAACGGCAAGACCACCGCGCCCGCGAACACGCGCTTCAACGCCGCGTTCGCGAACGGCGCGACCGTCGGCGGCGACGTCGACTCGGCCGCCGCGTGCACGACCCAGACCGTCGAGAGCCTCACCGACGTGTTCGTGGACGGCTTCGTCGTCGTCGACTTCGCCGGCTTCCAGAACATGGTCACCGCGATCGGGGGCGTCCCCATCTGCATCCCCGAGGCGATCGACTCCCCGAAGGCCGACCTCCAGCTCGCCGCGGGCTGGCAGACGCTCGACGGGGCCCAGGCGCTCGGCTTCGCCCGTGCCCGGTACGGCGTCGGCGACGGGTCCGACCTGAGCCGCATCGGTCGCCAGCAGCAGCTCCTGGCCGCCACCATGAACCAGGTCCTGTCGAAGAACCTCCTGTCGGACCTCGGGCAGATCTACGGCTTCGTCGACGCGGGCACCAGGTCGCTGACCATGAGCGACAACCTGTCGTCGATCCCGAGCCTCGCCGGGCTCGCCTTCAGCCTCAAGGGCGCGACCAGTGGCAACATCACCTTCATGACGGTTCCCAACGCGCCGGACCCGAAGGACCCCGACGCCAAGGTCGTGTGGACGTCGGAGGCCGACGAGCTCTGGGCGAAGGTCCGTGCCGACGAGCCGGTCGTCGCACCGGCAGAGGAGGAGCCCGCCCCCGAGACCGCCGCCGAGGGCGGCGCCGGGTCGACGGACGGCGCGGACGCGCCCTCGTCGTCCGACGGGGGCGCCACCGAGGGCACGGGCGCGACGGAGCCCACGCCGGTGCAGACGAAGGAAGCCGGCAAGGAGGCGTTCTCCGCCGCCGACGAGACCGCCCAGTGCGGGTGA
- a CDS encoding DUF2304 domain-containing protein, whose protein sequence is MLIEIVLVVAIGVVTVLLTRSTANARHQAIRRLLLVGFVVVAVVSVLYPAWLTYLAKAMGVGRGTDLLLYALVIAFVSYIATSHRRANLLSRKITLLARELSLAEARLARPEDGAPGTDGTAESRRDEPV, encoded by the coding sequence ATGCTCATCGAGATCGTCCTCGTCGTCGCGATCGGCGTCGTCACCGTCCTCCTCACGCGGTCGACGGCCAACGCGCGGCACCAGGCCATCCGACGCCTGCTCCTCGTGGGGTTCGTCGTCGTCGCGGTGGTGTCCGTCCTGTACCCAGCCTGGTTGACCTACCTCGCCAAGGCGATGGGCGTCGGCCGCGGCACCGACCTGCTCCTCTACGCGCTCGTCATCGCGTTCGTCAGCTACATCGCGACGAGCCACCGGCGGGCCAACCTTCTCTCCCGGAAGATCACGCTGCTCGCCCGCGAGCTCAGCCTCGCCGAGGCCAGGCTCGCACGTCCCGAGGACGGCGCTCCCGGAACCGACGGCACGGCCGAGTCGCGGCGCGACGAACCCGTGTGA
- a CDS encoding glycosyltransferase family 2 protein: MHEPDAVAPRRAPIETARYDDVCLVVPLFNEGAVIGQVVKDATVTFPHVVCVDDGSTDDSAERAHAAGAIVLRHAVNLGQGAALQTGIEYARTLPGTRYLVTFDADGQHQVDDAAAMVDLAREEDVAIVFGSRFLDSRTRPGLVKRVVLRTAVWFTNMSTGLRLTDAHNGLRVVRVDAARGINLQQDRMAHASEIVLQLGRTRLPWREYPVHLLYTDYSRSKGQSLWNSVNILVDLVFK; the protein is encoded by the coding sequence ATGCACGAACCGGACGCCGTGGCACCTCGTCGCGCGCCCATCGAGACGGCGCGCTACGACGACGTCTGCCTCGTCGTACCCCTGTTCAACGAGGGTGCCGTGATCGGTCAGGTCGTGAAGGACGCGACGGTGACGTTCCCGCACGTCGTCTGCGTCGACGACGGCAGCACGGACGACTCGGCGGAGCGGGCGCACGCCGCAGGGGCGATCGTCCTGCGGCACGCGGTCAACCTCGGTCAGGGGGCCGCGCTGCAGACCGGCATCGAGTACGCCCGCACCCTTCCCGGTACCCGGTACCTCGTCACGTTCGACGCCGACGGGCAGCACCAGGTGGACGACGCTGCGGCGATGGTCGACCTCGCCCGGGAGGAGGACGTCGCCATCGTGTTCGGGTCGCGCTTCCTCGACTCCCGGACGCGGCCCGGCCTGGTGAAGCGGGTCGTCCTGCGAACGGCCGTCTGGTTCACCAACATGAGCACGGGTCTGCGGCTCACCGACGCGCACAACGGACTGCGCGTCGTGCGGGTGGACGCGGCGCGCGGCATCAACCTGCAGCAGGACCGCATGGCCCACGCGAGCGAGATCGTCCTCCAGCTCGGTCGCACGCGGCTGCCCTGGCGCGAGTACCCCGTGCACCTGCTGTACACGGACTACTCACGGTCCAAGGGCCAGTCGCTCTGGAACTCGGTCAACATCCTCGTCGACCTCGTCTTCAAGTAG
- a CDS encoding acyltransferase produces MGVRIAQSADVAEDATIGDGSQIWHLAQVREGVTMGEGCVVGRGAYVGTGVQMGRNCKVQNYALVYEPASLADGVFIGPAVVLTNDTYPRAVNPDGSLKSADDWHAVGVTIGEGAAIGARAVCVAPVTVGAWATVAAGAVVTKDVPDHAIVVGVPARRVGWVGRAGQPLQQDGEHWVCPVTGTRYEEHDETIREVAAE; encoded by the coding sequence ATGGGCGTGCGCATCGCGCAGAGCGCCGACGTCGCCGAGGACGCGACGATCGGTGACGGAAGTCAGATCTGGCACCTCGCACAGGTACGCGAGGGTGTCACGATGGGGGAGGGCTGCGTCGTCGGGCGCGGTGCCTACGTCGGCACCGGCGTGCAGATGGGCCGGAACTGCAAGGTGCAGAACTACGCGCTCGTCTACGAGCCGGCGTCCCTGGCAGACGGCGTGTTCATCGGCCCGGCCGTGGTGCTCACCAACGACACCTACCCGCGCGCCGTGAACCCCGACGGGTCGCTCAAGAGCGCGGACGACTGGCACGCGGTGGGGGTGACGATCGGCGAGGGTGCTGCGATCGGGGCCCGTGCGGTGTGCGTCGCGCCCGTGACCGTCGGGGCGTGGGCCACGGTGGCCGCCGGTGCGGTGGTGACCAAGGACGTGCCCGACCACGCGATCGTCGTCGGGGTTCCCGCACGACGCGTCGGCTGGGTGGGCCGCGCCGGGCAGCCGCTGCAGCAGGACGGCGAGCACTGGGTGTGCCCCGTCACGGGCACCCGATACGAAGAGCACGACGAGACCATCAGAGAGGTAGCGGCCGAATGA
- a CDS encoding DegT/DnrJ/EryC1/StrS family aminotransferase — translation MSQTLIPAAKPIVGDDERAAVDRVLRSGMIAQGPEVAAFEQEFADVLVGGRTCVAVNSGTSGLHLGLLAAGIGPGDEVIVPSFTFAATANSVALTGATPVFADIEPDYFCLSPDAVRAAITERTKAIMPVHLYGHPADMVALGAIADEHGLQLFEDAAQAHGASLDGRPVGSFGSFAMFSLYPTKNMTSGEGGMVSCATDEIARNVRLLRNQGMERQYANEVVGFNARMTDVHAAIGRVQLTKVQGWTADRQRNAAFLSENLDGVVTPPVADGAVHVYHQYTIRVADDRDGVVKALREEHGVGSGVYYPIPNHRLESLKHFAPGLELPETEIAAQQVISLPVHPSLTQEDLERIVTGVDAVVKAGA, via the coding sequence ATGAGCCAGACACTGATCCCCGCGGCGAAGCCGATCGTCGGCGACGACGAGCGTGCGGCCGTGGACCGCGTCCTGCGCAGCGGGATGATCGCGCAGGGCCCTGAGGTCGCGGCGTTCGAGCAGGAGTTCGCCGACGTCCTCGTCGGGGGACGCACGTGCGTGGCGGTGAACTCGGGCACGTCGGGCCTGCACCTCGGGCTCCTGGCCGCGGGCATCGGTCCCGGCGACGAGGTGATCGTCCCGTCGTTCACGTTCGCGGCGACCGCCAACTCGGTCGCTCTCACGGGTGCGACCCCGGTCTTCGCCGACATCGAGCCGGACTACTTCTGCCTCTCGCCCGACGCGGTGCGCGCCGCGATCACGGAGCGCACCAAGGCGATCATGCCCGTGCACCTCTACGGGCACCCGGCCGACATGGTGGCCCTCGGTGCGATCGCCGACGAGCACGGCCTCCAGCTCTTCGAGGACGCCGCCCAGGCGCACGGAGCGTCGCTCGACGGACGCCCGGTGGGCTCCTTCGGCTCGTTCGCGATGTTCAGCCTCTACCCGACGAAGAACATGACCTCGGGTGAGGGCGGCATGGTGTCGTGCGCGACGGACGAGATCGCACGGAACGTCCGCCTCCTGCGCAACCAGGGGATGGAGCGCCAGTACGCCAACGAGGTCGTCGGGTTCAACGCGCGCATGACGGACGTCCACGCGGCCATCGGCCGCGTGCAGCTCACCAAGGTCCAGGGCTGGACGGCGGACCGTCAGCGGAACGCCGCGTTCCTCTCCGAGAACCTCGACGGCGTCGTCACGCCGCCCGTCGCGGACGGCGCGGTGCACGTGTACCACCAGTACACGATCCGCGTCGCGGACGACCGTGACGGCGTGGTGAAGGCCCTGCGCGAGGAGCACGGCGTCGGGTCGGGCGTCTACTACCCGATCCCGAACCACCGCCTCGAGAGCCTCAAGCACTTCGCACCCGGGCTGGAGCTTCCCGAGACCGAGATCGCTGCGCAGCAGGTCATCTCGCTGCCCGTGCACCCGTCGCTGACCCAGGAGGACCTGGAGCGGATCGTGACCGGGGTCGACGCGGTCGTGAAGGCCGGTGCGTGA
- a CDS encoding glycosyltransferase family 4 protein has protein sequence MERPTRVTLATRIYLPEPAAASFRLAALTSALADEGADVTVVTSSVPASMGVEQHRRGVRVRRRPVLRDASGYVRGYLPYLSFDVPLFFRLLTGGRPHVVVAEPPPTTGAVVRLACALRRVPYVYYAADIVSDAAGSTGAPRFVVGAVRALERFALRGASTVLTVTEAVEARASQLGAARTAIVRHGVDTDVFNAEVAPLETGQHGPYAVYAGNASEWHGAEVFLEAWPDVVRAVPGARLVFLGRGSMHGRLAELAAAMPDGGASVTFLPQQPADQAARWLRGADVALSSIRPESGYEFAIPTKALAAIAVGTRVLQAGPGPVGQIIERAGAGQVVPHTADAVVRALATMLETPPSRDERVRVAAWAEEHLSLRSTSAFAARCVLGATVSGGGPRSRDGSRGAVH, from the coding sequence GTGGAACGCCCGACCCGCGTCACGCTCGCCACGCGGATCTACCTGCCAGAGCCCGCTGCAGCGTCCTTCCGGCTCGCGGCCCTGACGTCGGCGCTGGCCGACGAGGGCGCCGACGTGACCGTCGTGACGTCGTCGGTGCCCGCCTCGATGGGGGTCGAGCAGCACCGTCGTGGTGTGCGCGTCCGCCGCCGCCCCGTGCTCCGGGACGCCAGCGGATACGTGCGCGGGTACCTGCCGTACCTGAGCTTCGACGTGCCGCTCTTCTTCCGGCTGCTCACGGGTGGACGACCGCACGTCGTCGTGGCCGAACCGCCCCCGACGACGGGAGCGGTCGTACGCCTGGCGTGCGCGCTGCGGCGCGTGCCCTACGTGTACTACGCCGCGGACATCGTCTCGGACGCCGCGGGCTCGACGGGTGCGCCTCGGTTCGTCGTCGGCGCGGTGCGCGCGCTCGAGCGCTTCGCCCTGCGCGGCGCCTCGACGGTGCTCACGGTGACGGAGGCCGTCGAGGCACGGGCCTCGCAGCTCGGTGCCGCGCGAACGGCCATCGTGCGGCACGGCGTGGACACGGACGTGTTCAACGCCGAGGTCGCGCCGCTCGAAACGGGGCAGCACGGCCCGTACGCCGTGTACGCCGGCAACGCGTCGGAGTGGCACGGCGCAGAGGTGTTCCTCGAGGCGTGGCCGGACGTCGTCCGGGCAGTGCCCGGCGCGCGCCTCGTGTTCCTCGGGCGCGGCAGCATGCACGGGCGCCTCGCAGAGCTGGCGGCAGCGATGCCCGACGGCGGCGCGAGCGTGACGTTCCTGCCTCAGCAGCCCGCCGACCAGGCCGCCCGCTGGCTCCGTGGCGCCGACGTCGCCCTGTCGAGCATCCGGCCGGAGTCGGGCTACGAGTTCGCGATCCCTACCAAGGCGCTCGCCGCGATCGCGGTCGGCACGCGCGTGCTCCAGGCCGGGCCCGGTCCCGTCGGGCAGATCATCGAGCGGGCTGGCGCCGGGCAGGTAGTCCCGCACACGGCGGACGCGGTCGTGCGCGCGCTGGCCACGATGCTGGAGACGCCGCCGTCGCGCGACGAGCGGGTCCGGGTCGCGGCCTGGGCCGAGGAGCACCTCTCGCTGCGCTCGACGTCGGCGTTCGCCGCTCGGTGCGTCCTCGGCGCGACCGTGTCCGGAGGCGGACCGAGGTCGAGGGACGGGAGCCGTGGTGCAGTTCACTGA